The Paenibacillus sp. FSL R7-0204 genome includes a region encoding these proteins:
- a CDS encoding nucleotidyltransferase domain-containing protein, with the protein MTDRMILNQASLTKEVTLILALLNSGNPDETARKHPQLFTEVNWDLFVELNRQHRVYPYLYSRLSKMEEKVVPSDVLEQLKWQYRRNTVQMLQLSGEMSNIAGQLAELNIRCLFLKGPVLGQELYGDLSQRTSRDLDFLVPIEQLEDAETLLIRLGYEKEDKFESLLGDWKWREHHSTFVHPVSNVNLELHWRLGPGPAKEPAFDDLWRHSRTSSTFGQNVRYLGPEDLFMFLAVHGARHAWSRLRWLQDIKMLLMGQQPPDSANLVRLLQRYDHNAIGGQTLILARELLETPVDPALSPMMDNPKARRLAQDILFYLPRIVNLNTPPLEPEVEQHFNRYLPSILSTRSRMLRSASFLYPYAADAKTLPLPKPLHFLYFPLRPLLWSWRKVTGAEKEM; encoded by the coding sequence ATGACTGACCGGATGATTCTTAATCAGGCAAGCTTAACCAAAGAAGTCACCCTTATTCTTGCTCTACTGAATTCCGGAAATCCAGATGAGACGGCGCGGAAGCATCCGCAGTTGTTCACAGAGGTGAACTGGGACTTATTCGTGGAACTGAACCGGCAGCACAGGGTGTATCCCTACCTTTATTCCAGGCTGAGCAAGATGGAGGAGAAGGTGGTCCCTTCTGACGTTCTGGAGCAGTTGAAATGGCAATACCGCAGGAATACGGTGCAGATGCTTCAGCTTAGCGGTGAAATGAGCAATATCGCAGGTCAGCTGGCCGAGCTGAATATCCGCTGTCTGTTCCTCAAAGGGCCGGTGCTTGGGCAGGAGCTGTACGGAGACCTGTCGCAGCGCACCTCCCGGGATCTCGACTTCCTGGTGCCGATTGAACAGCTGGAGGATGCCGAAACCTTGCTGATCCGGCTGGGCTATGAGAAGGAAGACAAGTTCGAGAGCCTGCTTGGCGACTGGAAATGGCGGGAGCATCATTCGACGTTCGTGCATCCTGTCAGCAACGTCAACCTGGAACTTCACTGGCGATTAGGACCGGGGCCTGCCAAAGAGCCCGCGTTCGACGACCTATGGCGTCATTCCCGGACCAGCAGCACCTTCGGCCAGAATGTCCGCTATCTGGGGCCGGAGGATCTGTTCATGTTCCTGGCTGTACACGGTGCCAGACATGCCTGGTCCCGGCTGAGATGGCTGCAGGACATCAAGATGCTGTTAATGGGACAGCAGCCGCCCGACTCCGCCAACCTGGTCCGCCTACTACAGCGCTATGATCACAACGCCATAGGAGGACAGACGCTGATTCTGGCCAGAGAGCTGCTGGAGACGCCGGTTGACCCGGCGCTGTCCCCGATGATGGACAACCCCAAGGCCCGCAGGCTGGCACAGGACATTCTGTTCTATCTCCCGCGCATCGTGAATTTGAATACCCCTCCGCTGGAGCCGGAGGTGGAGCAGCATTTCAACCGGTACCTTCCAAGCATTCTATCCACCCGAAGCCGGATGCTCCGCTCCGCCAGCTTCCTCTATCCCTATGCAGCGGATGCCAAGACCCTGCCGCTGCCGAAGCCGCTGCATTTCTTGTATTTCCCGCTGCGGCCTTTGCTGTGGAGCTGGCGGAAGGTGACGGGTGCGGAGAAGGAGATGTAG
- a CDS encoding GNAT family N-acetyltransferase, protein MSEAEFNEIFAIMEASFPVSELRTRSGQQALLDQPNYHLCTSKDTEGQILAFLAAWELPELRFIEHIAVNPKRRSGGIGRKLMSSYLMRSDKPVLLEVEPPDGELEQRRIGFYERLGFYLNPYDYLQPPLRAGQADLPLRIMTYPEPVTMKEFRRFRDILYTEVYGVSV, encoded by the coding sequence ATTAGTGAAGCAGAATTCAATGAAATATTCGCTATCATGGAAGCCTCTTTTCCGGTAAGTGAGCTTAGAACCCGCAGCGGGCAGCAGGCTCTGCTGGATCAGCCGAATTATCATCTGTGTACCAGCAAGGATACGGAGGGGCAGATACTGGCTTTTCTGGCGGCATGGGAATTACCCGAACTGCGGTTCATCGAGCATATTGCCGTGAATCCCAAGCGCCGGAGCGGAGGGATCGGCCGCAAGCTGATGAGCAGCTACCTTATGCGTTCGGACAAGCCGGTGCTGCTTGAGGTAGAGCCGCCGGACGGGGAACTGGAGCAGAGAAGAATCGGATTTTACGAGCGGTTGGGCTTTTACCTGAATCCCTATGACTACCTGCAGCCGCCGCTGCGTGCGGGGCAAGCCGATCTTCCGCTGCGCATTATGACCTACCCGGAGCCGGTGACGATGAAGGAGTTCCGCCGATTCAGAGATATTTTATACACAGAGGTCTATGGGGTGAGCGTTTGA
- a CDS encoding acyl-CoA synthetase yields MEQHPEDKIAIKWLHENGSLEQITYGALMSQANRLAGGLAGLGLTQGDRVLVMVPRRIIAYAIYLACLKLGLAVIPSSEMLRAKDLSYRLRHSEARAVIVWSEVTGEVNKISDDLPALDYRLSVSSGEAEPEEGWIDLEGLMEGQADSYTTVASRRDDIAILAYTSGTTGNPKAVVHTHGWGYAHLRITSSLWFDIRESDTVWATAAPGWQKWIWSPFLTVLGNGATGFVYNGAFHPERYLQLLQDEKIQVLCCTPTEYRLMAKTEGLAEYDLSNLRCAVSAGEPLNQEVIHTFQQHFNITIRDGYGQTESTLIIAALKDEPIRVGSMGKSIAPGIVEVIDEDGHPLPAGVVGDIAVHLSMPALFQNYYKDPERKANCSHGEYFVTGDRARKDEDGYFWFEGRGDDIIISSGYTIGPFEVEEALMKHTLVKECAVVASPDEIRGSVVKAFIVLKDGHAGTPELTKELQAHVKEQTAPYKYPRKIEYITDLPKTTSGKIRRIELREQEKRANL; encoded by the coding sequence ATGGAGCAGCATCCTGAAGATAAGATTGCAATTAAATGGTTACATGAAAATGGGAGCCTGGAGCAAATCACCTATGGTGCGCTCATGTCTCAGGCTAACCGTCTCGCAGGCGGCCTGGCCGGTCTCGGACTTACCCAAGGCGACCGGGTCCTGGTCATGGTCCCCCGCCGCATCATCGCCTATGCGATATATCTGGCCTGCCTGAAGCTGGGACTGGCTGTTATTCCTTCGTCTGAAATGCTGCGGGCGAAGGATCTCTCGTACCGGCTGCGCCATTCCGAAGCGCGGGCCGTTATTGTCTGGTCTGAGGTTACCGGAGAAGTGAACAAAATCTCCGATGATCTGCCCGCACTGGACTACCGCTTGTCCGTCTCCAGCGGTGAGGCTGAGCCTGAAGAAGGCTGGATCGACCTGGAGGGTCTAATGGAAGGACAAGCTGATTCTTATACTACGGTTGCCAGCCGCCGCGATGATATCGCCATTCTGGCCTATACCTCCGGAACCACCGGCAACCCCAAAGCAGTAGTTCACACGCATGGCTGGGGATATGCCCATCTGCGGATCACTTCCTCCCTCTGGTTCGATATTCGTGAATCAGATACGGTCTGGGCTACAGCCGCACCGGGCTGGCAGAAGTGGATCTGGAGTCCGTTCCTGACGGTACTCGGCAACGGGGCCACTGGCTTCGTCTATAACGGAGCCTTCCATCCGGAGCGCTACCTGCAGTTGCTGCAAGATGAGAAAATCCAGGTATTATGCTGCACACCGACAGAATACCGCCTGATGGCGAAGACTGAAGGTCTGGCAGAATACGATCTGTCCAATCTGCGCTGCGCTGTGTCTGCCGGTGAACCGCTGAATCAGGAAGTGATTCATACCTTCCAGCAACACTTCAATATTACAATTCGTGACGGCTATGGACAAACAGAGAGCACACTCATCATCGCAGCGCTGAAGGATGAACCGATCCGGGTCGGCTCCATGGGCAAATCGATTGCTCCGGGCATTGTCGAGGTGATCGACGAGGACGGACATCCGCTGCCGGCCGGAGTGGTTGGCGATATCGCCGTACATCTGAGCATGCCTGCATTGTTCCAGAACTACTACAAAGATCCTGAGCGCAAAGCGAACTGCTCGCATGGGGAGTATTTTGTAACCGGCGACCGGGCGCGCAAGGATGAGGACGGCTATTTCTGGTTCGAAGGGCGCGGAGATGACATCATCATCAGCTCGGGCTACACGATCGGACCCTTCGAGGTCGAAGAGGCGCTGATGAAGCATACCCTCGTTAAGGAATGCGCCGTAGTCGCAAGCCCGGATGAGATCCGCGGGTCAGTCGTCAAGGCTTTTATCGTACTCAAGGACGGCCATGCCGGAACACCTGAGCTGACCAAAGAGCTGCAAGCACATGTGAAGGAGCAGACCGCTCCCTACAAGTATCCGCGTAAAATCGAATACATTACGGATCTGCCGAAGACTACCTCCGGAAAGATCCGCAGAATCGAGCTGCGTGAGCAGGAAAAGCGCGCTAATCTGTAG
- a CDS encoding HEAT repeat domain-containing protein — protein sequence MNNEEVIQELPENYDELKKAAGRSADWRARLEAVEELGRYNHKQIIDILNRLMISDPVYTVQEAAYNKLVAFGEEVKVPSKNKAELFKGVSKIILRIKKSLPKDHTYEEFKEKLKKMRVDVYDAYEGEKGADFDQWLEKMWASAAK from the coding sequence TTGAATAATGAAGAAGTAATCCAAGAGCTGCCAGAGAACTATGACGAACTGAAGAAGGCCGCCGGCCGTTCCGCAGACTGGAGAGCGCGTCTTGAAGCGGTAGAAGAGCTGGGCCGCTACAACCACAAACAAATTATCGATATCCTTAATCGGCTGATGATCAGCGATCCTGTATATACCGTGCAAGAAGCCGCATACAACAAGCTGGTTGCTTTTGGCGAAGAGGTCAAGGTTCCATCGAAGAACAAAGCCGAACTGTTCAAAGGGGTGTCCAAGATCATTCTGCGGATTAAGAAGAGTCTGCCCAAGGACCATACTTACGAAGAGTTCAAAGAGAAGCTGAAGAAAATGCGGGTTGATGTCTACGATGCCTATGAAGGCGAGAAGGGCGCGGATTTCGATCAGTGGCTGGAGAAGATGTGGGCCTCGGCTGCCAAGTAA
- a CDS encoding DUF4023 family protein has protein sequence MDTHEFVEKFQENQRKALKNRNRGKGTPGARLANKQHSSNK, from the coding sequence ATGGACACTCATGAATTCGTGGAGAAGTTCCAGGAGAATCAGCGTAAAGCGCTAAAGAACAGAAACCGCGGTAAAGGAACTCCAGGCGCAAGACTGGCCAATAAGCAGCATAGCTCTAACAAATAA
- a CDS encoding DUF554 domain-containing protein translates to MVLLGAIVNGIAIIAGTLLGKLLERIPESMKNTVMQAIGLALMLLGVQMGLKSGNFLIVILSLVIGAVAGEWINIEDKFTRAGDWLERRVGAGNRGSISLGFVTASLVFVVGAMAILGALDSGIKGNHEILYAKSIMDGFIAMILTSTLGIGVMFSAIPVVLYQGAIALLAAQITRFVPDALLSDCIAEMTATGGVMIIGIGLNLLGITKIKVANLLPGIMVAVLLVVLVHNFQVN, encoded by the coding sequence ATGGTACTGCTCGGAGCAATCGTGAATGGAATAGCCATTATTGCCGGAACTCTGCTGGGTAAGCTGCTGGAGCGGATACCGGAGAGTATGAAGAACACTGTGATGCAAGCGATTGGACTGGCGCTTATGCTGCTGGGGGTGCAGATGGGCCTGAAAAGCGGAAATTTCCTCATCGTCATTCTAAGTTTAGTGATCGGTGCTGTGGCCGGAGAGTGGATCAACATTGAAGACAAATTCACCCGTGCGGGCGATTGGCTGGAACGCAGAGTAGGTGCGGGCAACCGGGGAAGTATCTCGCTGGGCTTTGTCACAGCAAGCCTGGTGTTTGTCGTAGGGGCCATGGCTATTCTGGGCGCGCTGGACAGCGGCATCAAAGGCAATCATGAAATTCTCTACGCCAAATCCATTATGGACGGCTTCATTGCCATGATTCTGACTTCAACGCTGGGCATCGGTGTGATGTTCTCGGCCATTCCTGTTGTTCTGTATCAAGGAGCCATCGCTTTACTGGCTGCGCAGATTACCCGGTTTGTGCCTGATGCGCTGCTGAGCGACTGTATTGCAGAGATGACCGCTACAGGCGGGGTGATGATTATCGGAATTGGGCTGAACCTGCTCGGGATCACCAAGATCAAGGTAGCTAACCTGCTGCCCGGTATCATGGTGGCTGTACTGCTGGTTGTGCTGGTACATAACTTTCAAGTGAATTGA
- a CDS encoding NADP-dependent oxidoreductase has product MKAIAIHMPGPHGHLTEIDLPLPVPGEHEALIEMYATSVHPADCRILEEARFASGERPAACPFIPGVVVAGIVADTGAGASRFKAGDEVFGLKPAAKSGGYAEYTLAKEHELALKPPGLSFATAGVLPAAGLAAWQALAAAKVASRDRVLVQDGTGGTGSFAVQLAKLRGATVITTVSSEDELDVAWGLGADQAINSSGQDFAAILGQSIDVVIDTAGGSVLSRSFAVLAPGGRLISTAEQPDPALAAQQGVTAAYLTPAADPYQLSELARLTAGWKLQPLIGGAFPLSEEGLLTAEALSASGKARGVIAIVIK; this is encoded by the coding sequence ATGAAAGCCATTGCTATACATATGCCCGGCCCGCACGGGCATCTAACAGAAATTGACCTCCCCCTGCCTGTTCCGGGTGAGCATGAGGCGCTGATTGAGATGTATGCGACCTCGGTTCATCCTGCAGATTGCAGGATACTGGAAGAAGCACGGTTTGCCAGCGGGGAACGCCCTGCAGCCTGTCCGTTCATTCCAGGCGTTGTTGTAGCCGGAATCGTTGCGGACACTGGCGCAGGGGCGAGCCGCTTCAAGGCTGGCGACGAGGTATTCGGCCTGAAGCCCGCTGCCAAGAGCGGAGGTTACGCGGAATATACATTAGCCAAGGAGCATGAGCTTGCGCTTAAGCCCCCGGGGTTATCCTTCGCAACAGCCGGGGTGTTACCCGCTGCCGGACTTGCGGCCTGGCAGGCGTTGGCTGCCGCCAAGGTCGCAAGCCGGGACCGCGTGCTGGTGCAAGACGGTACAGGCGGAACCGGCAGCTTCGCGGTACAGCTGGCAAAGCTCCGGGGCGCCACGGTGATTACTACCGTTAGCAGTGAGGATGAGCTGGATGTTGCCTGGGGCCTAGGGGCCGATCAGGCGATTAACAGCAGCGGGCAGGATTTTGCCGCGATTCTGGGACAGAGCATCGATGTGGTGATCGATACCGCAGGAGGCAGTGTGCTAAGCAGAAGCTTCGCGGTACTGGCTCCGGGCGGAAGGCTGATCTCCACTGCTGAACAGCCTGATCCGGCCTTGGCAGCACAGCAAGGAGTTACAGCAGCTTATCTGACTCCGGCTGCCGATCCCTATCAGCTGAGCGAGCTGGCCCGGCTGACGGCCGGGTGGAAGCTGCAGCCGCTGATCGGCGGTGCTTTTCCACTTAGTGAAGAAGGGCTGCTCACTGCAGAGGCGCTTAGCGCAAGCGGGAAGGCGCGGGGTGTTATTGCTATTGTAATCAAATAA